The alpha proteobacterium U9-1i genome includes a region encoding these proteins:
- a CDS encoding 3-oxoacyl-[acyl-carrier protein] reductase gives MVTGASAGIGVDLAECFARDGYDLILTARSASALSEVAQRLAGAHGVKATAITQDLGAIGGGTALAEAVRARGLSVDVLVNNAGYGHAGALTSSDLQTQLGMIDLNVRALVELTYHFWDEMLRRGRGGVLNVASTAAFQPGPLMANYYASKAYVLSFSEAMWEEARGTGVHVTCLCPGPTVSKFRERAGTGATRLAQVSKAVPSAPVAREGYEAFKRNQRVIVTGARNAFQAGLVKYIPRETLLKMVRNIQSPTH, from the coding sequence TTGGTCACCGGCGCGTCGGCGGGCATTGGCGTCGATCTGGCGGAATGTTTCGCGCGCGATGGCTATGATTTGATCCTCACGGCGCGCTCCGCGAGCGCGTTGAGCGAAGTGGCGCAACGTTTGGCGGGCGCACACGGCGTGAAGGCGACGGCGATCACGCAAGATCTCGGAGCCATCGGCGGCGGCACGGCGTTGGCGGAAGCCGTGCGCGCGCGGGGCTTGAGTGTCGATGTGTTGGTGAACAATGCGGGCTACGGTCACGCCGGTGCGCTCACCTCCTCCGATCTGCAAACGCAACTCGGCATGATCGATCTCAACGTGCGCGCTTTGGTGGAGCTGACCTACCATTTCTGGGACGAGATGCTGCGGCGCGGGCGCGGCGGCGTGTTGAACGTGGCCTCGACGGCGGCGTTTCAGCCGGGGCCGCTGATGGCGAATTATTATGCGTCGAAAGCCTATGTGCTCTCGTTCTCGGAAGCCATGTGGGAAGAGGCGCGGGGCACAGGCGTGCACGTGACGTGCCTGTGCCCCGGCCCGACGGTGAGCAAATTCCGCGAACGCGCGGGAACGGGCGCGACGCGCTTGGCGCAAGTGTCAAAGGCCGTACCCTCAGCACCGGTCGCGCGCGAAGGCTACGAGGCGTTCAAGCGCAATCAGCGGGTGATCGTGACGGGTGCGCGCAATGCGTTTCAGGCTGGGCTGGTGAAATACATTCCGCGCGAAACGCTGCTGAAGATGGTGCGCAACATCCAATCGCCGACGCACTAG
- a CDS encoding D-alanyl-D-alanine carboxypeptidase codes for MHMKRAGGLSIFGAAAAATLALGMLFGLTAPAAAQDRYAAIVMDARTNEVLLEDQADEVRYPASLTKMMTLYMLFQAIERGDLTMETRLTASRNASRQPPSRLGLRCTRRGGCDSITVDQAIRALVVQSANDVATMVAERLGGSEARFSATMTSRARELGMTNTRFANASGLPSTRHATTARDMAILSQALWRDYPEHYHYFTTPSFNWRRGGARSHNRLIGQVDGVDGIKTGYTRASGFNLATMAERGGRRVVVVVLGGETAAARDAQVAYLVEGAYEEYARRGDNVTYASLPNPRLDLQFAPNAATGTVTQTARATPPTPYQTYQGMVLETLAPQAQAAVDSPIAQGDEADVEAEGEFTAEETTDEPGQ; via the coding sequence GTGCACATGAAGCGAGCGGGTGGTTTGAGCATCTTCGGCGCTGCAGCGGCAGCGACCCTGGCGCTCGGCATGCTTTTTGGCCTCACGGCCCCGGCGGCGGCGCAGGACCGCTACGCCGCCATTGTCATGGACGCCCGCACCAATGAGGTGCTGCTGGAGGATCAAGCGGATGAAGTCCGCTATCCCGCGTCGCTGACGAAAATGATGACGCTTTACATGCTCTTCCAAGCGATCGAGCGTGGCGACCTGACCATGGAAACGCGGCTGACGGCGTCGCGGAACGCGTCGCGGCAGCCGCCATCGCGCCTGGGGTTGCGCTGCACGCGCCGGGGCGGTTGCGATTCCATCACCGTGGACCAAGCCATTCGGGCGCTGGTGGTCCAATCCGCCAACGATGTCGCGACGATGGTTGCCGAACGTCTCGGCGGCAGCGAAGCACGTTTCTCGGCGACGATGACCTCACGCGCCCGCGAACTGGGCATGACGAACACGCGTTTCGCCAATGCGAGCGGCCTGCCCTCCACACGTCACGCCACGACGGCGCGCGACATGGCGATCCTCAGCCAGGCTTTGTGGCGCGACTATCCCGAGCACTATCATTATTTCACGACGCCCAGCTTCAACTGGCGCCGCGGCGGCGCACGCAGCCACAATCGGCTGATCGGCCAAGTCGATGGCGTTGATGGCATCAAGACAGGCTACACGCGCGCCTCCGGCTTCAACCTGGCGACGATGGCCGAACGCGGCGGCCGCCGCGTTGTGGTCGTGGTGTTGGGCGGCGAGACCGCTGCGGCGCGCGATGCGCAGGTCGCGTATCTGGTCGAAGGCGCTTACGAGGAATATGCGCGGCGCGGCGACAATGTCACCTACGCCAGCCTGCCGAACCCGAGGCTCGACCTGCAGTTCGCGCCTAACGCAGCAACCGGCACCGTGACGCAAACCGCGCGCGCGACGCCGCCGACGCCGTACCAGACGTATCAAGGCATGGTGCTCGAAACGCTCGCGCCGCAAGCGCAGGCAGCCGTGGATTCGCCGATCGCGCAGGGCGATGAGGCGGATGTGGAGGCCGAGGGCGAGTTCACGGCGGAAGAAACCACCGACGAACCCGGCCAATAA
- a CDS encoding membrane protein has protein sequence MRDHLYTLDVLRFCAAFAVMVFHLCFYNWASNDASVAIMFADAARFEALAPFTWFGWVGVEVFFVISGFVIANSAHGAAPITFLKGRVLRLYPAVWVCAVVSLAAWLLIAHLPLVDQVDDFVRTITLWISGPWIDGVYWSLAVEIVFYALVFWVLVARRIVSLAAIPWFLTALSVAHELFFGVLRDFTMSLLGERLFGWMEWRHELFLMHHGAFFAIGVWLWMLSRGSKNAVRFAGLSVAFGAGLVEIVNRAQAMPNEVAYAGAMPAWAPVLVWLIGVALVIAAALRPLWFKVSHPGAQRALKRIGLMTYPLFLVHSAAGAGLLRVLILNGVNAWAALALSIFAALAFAYFVSATAEVAIRRVLRALLDRAEGAAKSATPALGWLFAPGKDSVLR, from the coding sequence ATGCGGGATCACCTCTACACGCTCGACGTATTGCGCTTTTGCGCCGCATTCGCGGTTATGGTGTTCCATCTCTGTTTCTACAATTGGGCGTCGAACGACGCGTCGGTGGCGATCATGTTCGCGGACGCCGCGCGGTTCGAAGCCTTGGCGCCGTTTACTTGGTTCGGCTGGGTGGGCGTTGAGGTCTTCTTCGTCATCTCCGGTTTCGTGATCGCCAACTCCGCCCACGGCGCGGCGCCCATCACGTTTCTAAAGGGGAGGGTGCTCAGGCTTTATCCTGCGGTTTGGGTGTGCGCCGTCGTGTCGCTCGCCGCTTGGCTCCTTATCGCGCATCTGCCGCTTGTCGACCAAGTCGATGACTTTGTTCGTACGATAACCCTTTGGATCAGCGGGCCGTGGATCGATGGCGTCTACTGGTCGCTTGCGGTTGAGATCGTATTTTACGCGCTCGTGTTCTGGGTCCTCGTCGCGCGCCGCATCGTGTCGCTTGCGGCGATCCCATGGTTTTTGACCGCGCTCTCCGTCGCCCACGAATTATTCTTCGGGGTCCTGCGCGATTTCACGATGTCGCTGCTCGGTGAGCGTCTGTTCGGCTGGATGGAGTGGCGACACGAGCTGTTTCTCATGCATCACGGCGCGTTCTTTGCCATCGGCGTTTGGCTTTGGATGTTGAGCAGAGGCAGCAAGAATGCCGTTCGCTTCGCCGGTTTGTCGGTGGCGTTCGGCGCCGGTCTTGTCGAGATTGTCAATCGAGCTCAAGCCATGCCGAATGAAGTGGCGTATGCTGGCGCAATGCCAGCGTGGGCGCCTGTTCTGGTCTGGCTCATCGGCGTTGCTCTGGTCATTGCCGCCGCTTTGCGGCCGCTTTGGTTCAAAGTTTCGCATCCAGGCGCGCAGCGCGCGCTGAAGCGGATTGGTTTGATGACGTATCCGTTGTTCCTGGTGCACAGCGCCGCTGGCGCGGGCCTCTTGCGCGTGCTGATCCTCAACGGCGTGAACGCCTGGGCCGCGTTGGCGCTTTCAATCTTCGCGGCGCTCGCGTTTGCTTACTTTGTCAGCGCTACCGCGGAAGTCGCCATTCGCCGCGTGTTGCGCGCGCTGCTTGACCGCGCCGAAGGCGCGGCCAAATCGGCGACACCGGCGCTTGGTTGGCTGTTCGCGCCGGGCAAGGATTCCGTGCTGCGCTAA
- a CDS encoding ATP-dependent Clp protease ATP-binding subunit ClpA has translation MATFSRTLEQTLRRALSLANEHRHEYVTLEHLLLSLIDDDDAAQVMQACKVDLDKLRMSLDSYLEEELDSLVVERRDHEEARPTAGFQRVLQRAMLHVDSSGGREVTGANVLVALFSERESHAAYFLQEQDMTRYDAVNYIAHGLAKRPGQSQARPVRGAGEEEGGERVVKSGQEALQAYCVNLNKKAKEGKIDPLIGREAEVLRSIQILCRRQKNNPLLVGDPGVGKTAIAEGLARKINEKQVPEVLADATIFSLDMGSLLAGTRYRGDFEERLKSVMKELENHPKAILFIDEIHTVIGAGATSGGAMDASNLLKPALQNGGLRCMGSTTYKEYRQHFEKDRALARRFQKIDVNEPSIPDAIKILAGLKPYFEDYHKVKYTDEAIKAAVELSARHIGDRKLPDKAIDVIDETGASMMLLKPEQRKQVIEVEDIEEVVSRMARIPPKSVSKNDAEMLGSLTADLKRVVFGQDNAIDQLASAIKMARAGLREPQKPIGCYLFAGPTGVGKTEVARSLANIMGIELLRFDMSEYMERHTVSRLIGAPPGYVGFDQGGLLTDGVDQHPHSVLLLDEIEKAHPDLFNILLQVMDHGSLTDANGKKVDFRNVILVMTTNAGAADAAKQGIGFGAGKKDHMNDEAIKNLFTPEFRNRLDAVISFNGLPQDVVRNVVQKFIIQLEAQLSERNVQIEITDRAADWVATRGYDESFGARPLARLIQETIKKPMADELLFGKLKNGGIVKIDIDPTDKDKLKFDYFPEQKAAGGGGWFGAKRPEKA, from the coding sequence ATGGCTACTTTTTCGCGCACGCTCGAACAGACGCTCCGCCGTGCGCTCTCGCTGGCGAACGAGCACCGCCACGAATACGTGACGCTCGAGCACCTGTTGCTCTCGCTGATCGACGACGATGACGCCGCGCAAGTGATGCAGGCGTGCAAGGTCGATCTCGACAAGCTCCGCATGAGCCTCGACTCTTACCTTGAAGAGGAACTCGACAGCCTGGTCGTGGAACGCCGCGACCATGAGGAGGCGCGCCCGACGGCCGGCTTCCAGCGCGTGCTGCAACGCGCGATGCTGCATGTCGATTCAAGCGGCGGCCGCGAAGTGACGGGCGCAAATGTTCTTGTCGCGCTGTTCAGCGAACGCGAGAGCCACGCTGCGTACTTCCTGCAAGAGCAGGACATGACCCGATACGACGCGGTGAATTACATCGCTCACGGTTTGGCCAAGCGCCCAGGCCAATCGCAAGCGCGCCCGGTGCGTGGCGCGGGCGAGGAAGAGGGCGGCGAGCGCGTCGTCAAATCCGGCCAAGAGGCGCTGCAGGCGTATTGCGTGAACCTCAACAAGAAGGCCAAGGAAGGCAAAATCGATCCGTTGATCGGCCGCGAGGCCGAGGTGTTGCGCTCGATCCAAATCCTTTGCCGTCGCCAGAAGAACAACCCGCTGCTGGTCGGCGATCCAGGCGTCGGCAAGACGGCGATCGCAGAGGGTCTCGCACGCAAGATCAATGAAAAGCAGGTTCCGGAAGTTCTGGCGGACGCCACGATCTTCTCGCTCGACATGGGCTCGCTGCTGGCGGGCACGCGCTATCGTGGCGATTTCGAAGAGCGCTTGAAAAGCGTGATGAAAGAGCTGGAGAACCACCCGAAGGCGATCCTGTTCATCGATGAGATCCACACAGTCATCGGCGCTGGCGCCACCAGCGGCGGAGCGATGGACGCCTCCAACCTGCTGAAGCCCGCGCTGCAAAACGGCGGCCTGCGGTGCATGGGCTCGACCACCTACAAGGAATATCGCCAACACTTTGAGAAGGACCGCGCACTGGCGCGGCGCTTCCAGAAGATCGACGTCAACGAACCGTCGATCCCGGACGCGATCAAGATCCTCGCCGGCCTGAAGCCGTATTTCGAGGATTATCACAAGGTGAAGTACACCGATGAAGCCATCAAGGCCGCGGTCGAGCTGTCGGCGCGCCACATCGGCGACCGCAAGCTGCCGGACAAAGCCATCGACGTGATCGATGAAACCGGCGCCTCGATGATGCTGCTCAAGCCAGAGCAGCGCAAACAGGTGATTGAGGTCGAAGACATCGAGGAAGTGGTGTCGCGGATGGCGCGCATTCCTCCCAAATCGGTATCCAAGAACGACGCCGAAATGCTGGGGTCGCTCACCGCCGATTTGAAGCGCGTCGTGTTCGGTCAGGACAACGCCATCGACCAACTCGCGTCGGCCATCAAGATGGCGCGCGCGGGTTTGCGCGAGCCGCAAAAGCCGATCGGGTGCTATCTGTTCGCGGGCCCCACCGGCGTCGGCAAAACCGAAGTCGCACGTTCGCTTGCGAACATCATGGGCATCGAGCTCTTGCGCTTCGATATGTCGGAGTACATGGAGCGCCACACCGTGAGCCGCCTCATCGGCGCGCCTCCCGGCTATGTGGGCTTCGACCAAGGCGGCCTGCTGACCGACGGCGTCGATCAGCACCCGCACTCGGTGCTCCTGCTCGACGAAATCGAGAAGGCGCACCCGGATCTGTTCAACATCCTGCTGCAAGTGATGGATCATGGCTCGCTGACGGACGCGAACGGCAAGAAGGTCGATTTCCGGAACGTGATCCTGGTCATGACCACGAATGCCGGCGCCGCCGATGCCGCCAAGCAGGGCATCGGCTTTGGCGCGGGTAAGAAAGATCACATGAACGACGAGGCGATCAAAAACCTCTTCACGCCAGAATTCCGCAACCGTCTGGACGCCGTGATCAGCTTCAACGGCTTGCCGCAGGACGTGGTCCGCAACGTCGTGCAGAAGTTCATCATCCAGCTCGAAGCGCAACTCTCCGAGCGCAACGTGCAGATCGAAATCACCGATCGCGCCGCCGATTGGGTCGCGACACGCGGCTACGATGAAAGCTTCGGCGCCCGTCCGCTGGCGCGTCTCATCCAGGAGACGATCAAAAAGCCGATGGCTGACGAGCTGTTGTTCGGCAAACTCAAGAACGGCGGCATCGTCAAGATCGACATCGATCCCACCGATAAGGACAAGCTCAAGTTCGACTACTTCCCCGAACAGAAAGCCGCCGGCGGCGGCGGCTGGTTCGGCGCCAAGCGGCCAGAGAAGGCCTAA
- a CDS encoding urocanate hydratase: protein MTRTSNRVVRAPRGRELSAKSWLTEAPLRMLMNNLDPDVAEHPEELVVYGGIGRAARDWESYDKIVETLRRLEDDETLLIQSGKPVGVFKTHADAPRVLLANSNLVPRWATWEHFDELDRKGLMMYGQMTAGSWIYIGTQGIVQGTFETFAEMGRKHYGGDWSGKWILTAGLGGMGGAQPLAAVMAGACCLAIECQSDRIEKRLATRYLDKRAETLDQALAMIDEACAKKEAISVGLLGNAAEILPEMVKRGIRPHAVTDQTSAHDLVNGYLPAGWSVERWIATRAQNPEAVREAARTSIAVHVQAMLDFHKAGIPTVDYGNNIRQVAKDEGVEDAFAYPGFVPAYVRPLFCRGVGPFRWAALTGDPNDIAKTDAKVKELIPDDAHLHRWLDMARERIAFQGLPARICWVGLGQRHRLGLAFNEMVARGEIGPLVIGRDHLDSGSVASPNRETEKMRDGSDAVSDWPLLNALLNTASGATWVSLHHGGGVGMGYSQHSGVVIVCDGTEAAGKRIARVLWNDPGTGVMRHADAGYEEALACAREQKLDLPGIL from the coding sequence GCCCCGCGCGGACGCGAGCTGAGCGCCAAAAGCTGGCTCACCGAGGCGCCGCTGCGCATGCTGATGAACAATCTCGATCCCGATGTGGCCGAGCACCCAGAGGAACTCGTGGTGTATGGCGGCATCGGGCGGGCAGCGCGCGATTGGGAAAGCTACGACAAGATTGTCGAGACGCTGCGGCGGCTTGAAGACGACGAAACGCTGCTGATCCAGAGCGGCAAGCCTGTTGGCGTCTTCAAAACGCACGCGGATGCGCCGCGTGTGCTGCTGGCGAACTCAAACTTGGTGCCGCGCTGGGCCACGTGGGAACATTTCGACGAGCTCGATCGCAAGGGCCTGATGATGTACGGCCAGATGACGGCTGGCTCTTGGATCTATATCGGCACGCAAGGCATCGTGCAGGGCACGTTTGAGACGTTCGCCGAAATGGGCCGCAAGCATTATGGCGGCGATTGGTCAGGCAAGTGGATTTTAACCGCGGGGCTCGGCGGCATGGGCGGCGCGCAGCCGCTGGCGGCGGTGATGGCGGGCGCGTGCTGCCTAGCGATCGAATGCCAAAGCGACCGCATCGAAAAGCGCCTCGCAACGCGGTACTTGGACAAGCGCGCCGAGACCCTGGACCAGGCTTTGGCGATGATCGACGAAGCGTGCGCGAAGAAAGAAGCGATTTCGGTCGGCTTGCTCGGCAATGCGGCGGAGATTTTACCGGAGATGGTGAAGCGCGGCATCCGCCCCCACGCCGTCACCGACCAAACCTCGGCGCATGATCTGGTGAACGGGTATTTGCCGGCGGGTTGGAGCGTGGAGCGTTGGATCGCCACGCGCGCGCAGAATCCGGAGGCGGTGCGCGAAGCGGCGCGCACGTCGATCGCGGTGCATGTGCAAGCAATGCTCGATTTTCACAAAGCGGGCATTCCCACCGTCGATTACGGCAACAACATTCGCCAAGTCGCTAAGGACGAAGGCGTGGAGGATGCGTTCGCGTACCCGGGCTTCGTGCCGGCTTATGTGCGGCCGCTGTTCTGTCGTGGCGTTGGGCCGTTCCGCTGGGCGGCGCTGACGGGCGATCCCAACGACATCGCCAAAACCGACGCGAAAGTAAAAGAGCTGATCCCCGACGATGCGCACCTGCATCGCTGGCTCGATATGGCGCGCGAACGGATCGCCTTCCAAGGCTTGCCGGCGCGCATCTGCTGGGTCGGCCTTGGCCAACGCCATCGCTTGGGATTGGCGTTCAACGAGATGGTGGCGCGCGGTGAGATTGGCCCCTTGGTGATCGGACGCGATCATTTGGATTCGGGCTCAGTCGCCTCACCCAATCGCGAGACCGAGAAAATGCGCGACGGCAGCGATGCCGTCAGCGATTGGCCGCTGCTCAATGCGTTGCTCAACACCGCGTCCGGCGCGACTTGGGTGTCGCTGCACCATGGCGGCGGCGTCGGTATGGGCTATTCGCAGCATTCGGGCGTCGTGATCGTGTGCGACGGCACCGAGGCCGCGGGCAAGCGCATCGCGCGCGTGTTGTGGAACGATCCGGGCACCGGCGTCATGCGCCACGCCGATGCGGGCTACGAGGAAGCCCTCGCTTGCGCCCGCGAACAAAAGCTCGACCTGCCCGGCATACTCTAA
- a CDS encoding LSU ribosomal protein L33p, protein MAKPATIKIRLNSTADTGFFYVTKKNPRTKTEKLKFNKYDPIARKHVEFVEGKIK, encoded by the coding sequence ATGGCCAAGCCAGCCACTATCAAGATCCGTCTCAACTCTACGGCCGATACCGGTTTCTTCTACGTCACGAAGAAGAACCCGCGCACCAAGACCGAGAAGCTGAAGTTCAACAAGTACGACCCGATCGCGCGCAAGCACGTCGAGTTCGTCGAAGGCAAAATCAAGTAA
- a CDS encoding TPR domain-containing protein — protein sequence MLTRRALAGLVAIGAASAAAAQAQSARRAEVQALRRFAETTHPRGREAAADADWRARWDALARDADALSIGAYFVRTRRALGWFKDGHTTVLPFEFTGGPPEGPFRVGIPIRARAFHDGLYINAAKEEGAPLTNTRITRIGEMSDVDFMRAVAEQWPGNDAWAHRWAGWHISSPALLEGLGAIRDINAPIVVEAMRGRRRVRAALRPRLLARNDLVERDRTPSRREMWEREAAVGNYVRMEGRAIFISCNAMDELEPFMAFTRQCFAAMENADADRLIFDVRRNGGGNNFLPEALRKRILRSRFNRPGGLYVLTSPFTFSAAQNPSTRLERDSFAIFVGEPTGGAPNHYGDAQPFVGEASGLTAIVSTLPWFDSYPQDTRPWILPDLPAPVTFAEAHGGADRALEIALTHTTDAEADELSRERVFFYERPSQTMDWLPFWRAAQ from the coding sequence ATGCTCACACGACGCGCCTTGGCTGGACTTGTCGCAATCGGTGCGGCGAGCGCGGCGGCCGCGCAGGCCCAATCCGCTCGCCGCGCAGAGGTCCAAGCGCTGCGGCGCTTTGCGGAAACCACGCATCCGCGCGGCCGCGAAGCCGCCGCCGACGCCGATTGGCGCGCGCGCTGGGACGCGCTGGCCCGCGACGCCGATGCGCTCAGCATCGGCGCTTATTTCGTACGCACGCGTCGTGCGTTGGGGTGGTTCAAGGACGGCCACACAACCGTGTTGCCATTTGAATTCACCGGCGGGCCGCCGGAAGGGCCGTTCCGCGTGGGCATCCCCATCCGCGCGCGCGCCTTCCACGACGGACTCTACATCAACGCCGCGAAAGAAGAGGGCGCGCCGCTCACCAACACCCGCATCACCCGTATCGGCGAGATGAGCGATGTGGATTTCATGCGCGCCGTTGCTGAGCAATGGCCGGGCAATGACGCCTGGGCGCATCGCTGGGCCGGCTGGCATATTTCCTCGCCGGCGTTGCTGGAGGGGCTCGGCGCGATCCGCGACATCAATGCGCCGATCGTCGTCGAGGCCATGCGCGGTCGCCGCCGCGTGCGCGCCGCGTTGCGGCCGCGGCTGCTTGCACGGAATGACCTTGTCGAACGGGATCGCACGCCGTCGCGCCGCGAGATGTGGGAGCGTGAAGCGGCCGTCGGCAATTACGTGCGCATGGAAGGCCGCGCGATTTTCATCAGCTGCAACGCGATGGACGAGCTCGAACCGTTCATGGCGTTCACCCGTCAATGCTTTGCAGCGATGGAGAACGCCGACGCCGATCGTCTCATCTTTGACGTGAGACGCAACGGCGGGGGCAACAACTTCCTGCCGGAAGCGCTGCGTAAGCGCATCTTGCGCTCGCGCTTCAATCGCCCAGGCGGCCTCTACGTGCTCACCTCGCCGTTCACGTTCTCCGCCGCGCAGAACCCATCGACGCGCCTCGAACGGGATAGTTTCGCGATCTTCGTCGGCGAGCCCACCGGCGGGGCGCCCAACCATTATGGCGATGCGCAACCCTTTGTAGGCGAGGCGTCCGGCCTCACGGCGATCGTCTCCACGCTGCCGTGGTTTGATTCCTATCCGCAAGACACGCGGCCCTGGATTCTGCCGGACCTTCCCGCGCCTGTGACATTTGCGGAGGCCCACGGCGGCGCCGACCGCGCTCTCGAAATCGCGCTGACGCACACCACCGACGCCGAAGCCGACGAACTCTCCCGCGAGCGGGTGTTCTTTTATGAGCGCCCGAGTCAAACAATGGATTGGCTGCCTTTCTGGCGCGCCGCCCAGTAA
- a CDS encoding ATP-dependent Clp protease adaptor protein ClpS encodes MLLWASMSDEWNDDSGDGVGGADSRIGTKTLTRTKKPALYRVLILNDDYTPMEFVVYVLERFFNKNREEATEIMLHVHQHGVGVCGIFTYEVAETKVAQVLDLARRSEHPLQCTMEKE; translated from the coding sequence GTGCTTTTGTGGGCTTCGATGAGCGACGAGTGGAACGACGACAGCGGCGACGGGGTCGGTGGGGCTGACAGCCGCATCGGGACCAAGACCCTGACGCGCACCAAAAAACCGGCGCTTTATCGTGTCCTCATTCTGAACGACGACTACACGCCGATGGAATTCGTCGTCTACGTGCTCGAGCGTTTCTTCAATAAGAACCGCGAAGAGGCGACGGAGATCATGCTGCACGTGCACCAGCACGGCGTCGGCGTCTGTGGAATTTTTACGTACGAGGTGGCCGAGACCAAGGTCGCCCAAGTTCTTGATCTCGCGCGGCGCAGCGAACACCCGCTGCAATGCACTATGGAAAAGGAATAG
- a CDS encoding mutT/nudix family protein — protein sequence MVDDTNDLDAEEAPFDPPGGVRPKIVKPRDAASLILVRGGREVMMGQRAAGHVFMPDKWVFPGGRVDPGDARAKAAAELASETEALLRLGGAVRRPPRAFALAAAREMREEAGLVLGGPEGPDLSKLAFVCRAITPPYRSRRFDARFFLADAEAVLRHDEPTGGDQELLNIRWFSFNEAEQLDLPSITRFIFKEVRARLDGRSQPPPFLRWAKGKHTVERLIAP from the coding sequence ATGGTTGACGACACCAACGATCTCGACGCCGAGGAAGCGCCGTTCGATCCGCCGGGCGGCGTGCGTCCCAAAATCGTGAAGCCACGCGATGCGGCCTCGCTCATTCTGGTGCGCGGCGGCCGCGAAGTGATGATGGGCCAGCGCGCGGCCGGCCACGTGTTCATGCCGGACAAATGGGTGTTTCCGGGGGGGCGGGTCGATCCCGGCGATGCGCGCGCCAAGGCCGCCGCTGAACTCGCCTCTGAGACGGAGGCGCTGCTGCGGCTCGGCGGCGCGGTGCGCCGGCCGCCGCGGGCCTTCGCCCTGGCGGCCGCCCGCGAAATGCGGGAGGAGGCGGGGCTCGTCCTCGGCGGACCGGAGGGGCCGGACCTCTCCAAGCTCGCCTTCGTGTGCCGCGCTATCACCCCCCCCTACCGCAGCCGCCGCTTCGACGCCCGCTTCTTCCTGGCCGATGCGGAGGCCGTGCTGCGTCACGACGAGCCGACCGGCGGAGACCAAGAACTCCTTAATATCAGATGGTTTTCTTTCAACGAGGCGGAGCAGCTGGACCTCCCCTCGATCACCCGCTTCATCTTCAAGGAGGTCCGCGCCCGGCTCGATGGCCGGAGCCAGCCACCGCCGTTTCTGCGCTGGGCCAAGGGTAAACACACCGTGGAGCGGCTCATCGCGCCGTAA
- a CDS encoding bis(5'-nucleosyl)-tetraphosphatase, with protein MSLHGTYDDANLFAKVLRGEVPAVKVTEDAFTLAFMDLFPQSRGHVLIVPRDVRARNFLELADDKVAPLMASVQRVARAVDKALKPDGIVVTQFNGAPAGQTIFHLHFHIIPRYEGVALAGHGHTKRSEIADLEAIAREIAAKL; from the coding sequence ATGAGCCTGCACGGAACCTACGACGACGCCAATCTGTTTGCGAAAGTTTTGCGGGGCGAAGTGCCGGCGGTGAAGGTGACTGAGGACGCGTTCACGCTCGCGTTCATGGATTTGTTTCCCCAATCGCGCGGGCATGTGCTGATTGTGCCGAGGGACGTTCGCGCGCGGAATTTCCTCGAGTTGGCGGACGACAAAGTCGCGCCGCTGATGGCGAGCGTGCAGCGTGTGGCGCGGGCGGTGGATAAGGCGCTGAAGCCGGACGGCATCGTGGTGACCCAGTTCAACGGCGCACCGGCGGGCCAGACGATCTTCCACCTGCACTTTCACATCATCCCCCGCTACGAGGGCGTGGCGCTGGCCGGGCATGGGCACACCAAGCGTTCCGAGATCGCCGATCTGGAAGCCATCGCGCGAGAGATCGCCGCGAAGCTTTAG